TATTGTCCTCGGAAAACTTGGCTACCTTGAGAAGGCAGTTGAACTTTTTGGCGAGGTTTTCATCCCCAAAGCAGTGGCCGATGAAATCAACGTGAGAGAAGATGAAGTTACTTCACTGCTCTCCCGGCTCATTGCAGAGGGCAAAATATCCTTAGAAACTGTCGAGGATACGTCTCCATTCGAATATCCTGGACTCCATGCAGGAGAAATTGAAGTTATTGGTCTGGCTAAGAGGCTCAACGCGGT
This sequence is a window from Thermococcus kodakarensis KOD1. Protein-coding genes within it:
- a CDS encoding DUF3368 domain-containing protein, with product MRVVFNSSPIIVLGKLGYLEKAVELFGEVFIPKAVADEINVREDEVTSLLSRLIAEGKISLETVEDTSPFEYPGLHAGEIEVIGLAKRLNAVAILDDLKARKAARLEGLRVMGTVAVLRLLKDAGFITEKNGELLRSLLDVGFRIKPGLFYKIMGDER